TGGTGGGTGCCGCGCTCGCGGCCGACGAAGCCGTGCGAGTTGGCGTACACCGACACCGTGCTGCCACTGCTCGCCGAGGCGCCGTCGGAGTTTTCCAGACGCGCATCGGCATCGCGGCCCGCCTGTTCACAGGCGAGCGCCAGGTCGATCGCCTCATCGGCCTGGATATCCCAGGGATGCCAACTGTCGAACTCGCGCAGGTCGGTCGCCATCAGCTCGGCGTCGGCCAGCCCGGCGGCCGGATCGCGCTCGGTGTGGCGCGCGATCGCGCACGCCTGGTCCACGGTCGTGGCCAGGCTTTCCTCACGCAGGTCGGCCGTGGACGCGCTGCCCTTGCGACCATCGAAGTAGACCGTGACCGCAATCGAGCGGTCGCGGGTCGACTCGACCGTCTCCACCTCGCCCATGCGCACGCTGACGTTCAGCCCGGACTCCTCCGAGCACGACACCTCGGCCTGGTCGGCGCCGTTGGCTCGGGCGGCGTCCAGCAGCCGCCGCGACAGGCCGGCCAGCATGTCCAGTTGCTCCTCGCTGTGGGAAAGGGGGGATGGATGGGTCGGGCGCAGCTCGTTCAATGTCTTATCCTTGCAGGCTGTGGTTCCGGGCGATCGCCCCGGAGTCTGTTCTTGATGCGGTCGCGGCGGGCCAGACCCGTGGCGACCGGAAAATGTAGGATCCAACGATGCGCGGCATAGACGAGGAAACCGGCGAATTCCGTGGCGAGAGCCGCAGCCAGCAGCGGCGCGAGGCGCTTGAAGTGGCCGCCATCGCCGAGCAGCTGGTCGCCCTCAGCGAGGCGCAGCTGGCCCGGATGCCGGTGCCGGAAGATCTGCTGCCGCACATCCGCGAGGCACGCCGGATCACCTCGCACATCGCCCACAAGCGCCAGCTGGCGTTCCTGGCCAAGCAGATGCGGCGCGAGGATGACGCGGTGATGGAGGCGATCCGCGACGCGCTCGACGAGAAAGGCGATACCGCAAGGCGCGAAACCGCGATCATGCACCGCGTCGAGGCCTGGCGTGACCGGCTGCTGGCCGAGAGCGATGCCGCCCTGACCGAATTGCTGGACCTGTACCCCGACGCCGACCGCCAAGGCCTGCGCCAGCTGGTCCGCAATGCGCTGGAGGAGCGCAAGCGCAACAAGCCGCCGCGCGCCGCGCGCGAGCTGTTCCGGCAGCTGCGCGAACTGATCCTGCTGCCGGAGATGCCGGTCGCCGGTGCCGCGGGCTTGGAGGCCGGCGACGAGGTGCTCGACGACGAAGCGCTGGGCGACGAAACCATCGACGAGCGCGCGCTCGACGACGACGCAGCGGACCAGCGCCAGCCGTAGCCGACCTGCGGCATCACGCCTGGGTGCCACCCACGGTGATGCCATCGATCAGCAGCGACGGCTGGCCGACGCCGACCGGCACGCTCTGGCCGTCCTTGCCGCATACGCCGACACCTTCATCCAGCGCCAGGTCGTGGCCAATCATGCGCACCTTCTGCATGGTCTCCGGGCCGTTGCCGATCAGCGTGGCGCCCTTGACCGGCGCGGTGATCTTCCCGTCTTCGATCATGTAGGCCTCGGTGGCCGAAAACACGTACTTGCCGCTGGTGATATCGACCTGGCCGCCGCCAAAGTTGACCGCGTACAGCCCGCGCTTGACCGAACGGATCATCTCCTCCGGATCGTGCTTGCCGGCGAGCATGTAGGTATTGGTCATGCGCGGCATCGGCAGGTGGGCGAAGGATTCGCGGCGACCGTTGCCGGTGGGCGCCATGCCCATCAGGCGCGCGTTGAGGCTGTCCTGCATGTAGCCCACCAGCACCCCGTCCTCGATCAGCGTGGTGCATTGGGTCTGCTCGCCCTCATCATCGATGTTGAGCGAGCCGCGGCGCCCCGGCAGGGTGCCGTCATCAACGATCGTCACGCCGGGCGCGGCGACACGCTGGCCCATGCGGCCGGCGTAGGTGCTGGTGCCCTTGCGGTTGAAATCGCCC
This genomic interval from Lysobacter ciconiae contains the following:
- the yjgA gene encoding ribosome biogenesis factor YjgA, whose protein sequence is MRGIDEETGEFRGESRSQQRREALEVAAIAEQLVALSEAQLARMPVPEDLLPHIREARRITSHIAHKRQLAFLAKQMRREDDAVMEAIRDALDEKGDTARRETAIMHRVEAWRDRLLAESDAALTELLDLYPDADRQGLRQLVRNALEERKRNKPPRAARELFRQLRELILLPEMPVAGAAGLEAGDEVLDDEALGDETIDERALDDDAADQRQP